One genomic segment of Sminthopsis crassicaudata isolate SCR6 chromosome 4, ASM4859323v1, whole genome shotgun sequence includes these proteins:
- the ATP5PB gene encoding ATP synthase peripheral stalk subunit b, mitochondrial: protein MLSRLALHAAGALAPALKNAAPLAPGVLQASRIFHTASPHLAPLPPLPEHGGKIRHGLIPEEFFGFMYPKTGVTGPYVLGTGLILYFLSKEIYVITADTIAAVSTLGLLVYVAKKYGPTIAAFADKLREDQLAQAEAVKQASMKGISDAIELEKKQQALVAKRHYLFDVQRNNIAMTLEVYYRERLHKVYTEVKNRLDYHIAKQTMMRRKEQEHMISWVENHVMKSISAQEEKEAITKCISDLKVLAKKAQAQSQPVL, encoded by the exons AGTGCTTCAGGCATCCAGAATTTTTCACACAGCTTCTCCCCATCTGGCTCCTTTGCCTCCTCTTCCTGAGCATGGGGGGAAAATTCGTCATGGGTTGATTCCTGAGGAGTTCTTTGGGTTTATGTATCCTAAAACTGGAGTTACTG gtCCTTATGTATTGGGTACAGGGCTTATCCTGTATTTTCTCTCCAAAGAAATCTATGTTATAACTGCTGATACGATTGCTGCCGTTTCAACATTGGGGCTCCTCGTTTATGTGGCTAAAAAATATGGTCCCACTATAGCAGCTTTTGCTGATAAACTCAGAGAG GACCAGCTGGCTCAGGCAGAAGCAGTGAAACAGGCCTCCATGAAAGGTATCAGTGATGCaattgagttggaaaagaaacaGCAAGCCCTGGTTGCTAAACGTCATTACCTTTTTGATGTCCAGAGG AACAACATTGCCATGACACTAGAAGTCTATTATCGTGAGAGGCTGCACAAGGTGTACACAGAAGTGAAGAATCGCCTGGATTATCACATCGCCAAGCAAACCATGATGCGACGCAAGGAGCAAGAACACATGATCTCATGGGTGGAGAACCATGTTATGAAGAGCATCTCTGCTCAGGAG GAAAAGGAAGCAATTACCAAGTGCATCTCAGACCTGAAGGTACTAGCAAAGAAGGCACAAGCACAATCACAGCCAGTTCTGTAA